A part of Cystobacter fuscus DSM 2262 genomic DNA contains:
- a CDS encoding cupin domain-containing protein: protein MAIVDLPSRTLSLTIGHLRAGQSTRLHRHNYETILYITKGQGYTLVEDRKVEWKAGDAVYVPVWAWHRHVNTDARHEAEYVACENTPLLQNLGEIALREEAPSQEGHE from the coding sequence GTGGCGATCGTGGACCTGCCATCGCGAACCCTCAGCCTGACGATTGGGCACCTGCGGGCCGGGCAATCCACACGGCTGCACCGGCACAACTACGAGACAATCCTCTACATCACGAAGGGCCAAGGCTACACGCTCGTCGAGGACCGGAAGGTCGAGTGGAAGGCCGGTGACGCCGTCTACGTTCCCGTCTGGGCCTGGCATCGCCACGTCAACACCGACGCGCGGCATGAGGCCGAGTACGTGGCCTGCGAGAATACTCCGCTCCTGCAGAACCTTGGCGAGATTGCCCTGCGCGAAGAGGCGCCCTCACAGGAAGGTCACGAATGA
- a CDS encoding TenA family transcriptional regulator: MTPATQLSARWNGLLPRESLERLDATEFLIRCRQGIAARGVLERFLVQQYHYSRHFTRYLCALLANLTSETDRFALTENLFEEMGLGGMGEVPHSQIYRRMLDAFGLEPSIQPPLAETTALVRNMLRLCSDSDPLVGLGALCLGAEAIVPHVYQQILTGLLSAGFPERDLTFFPMHIEGDDDHALTMKHIIERELAERPGKRDVLRAAAEEIIEARRAFFAALSASEEQSAGASRRASGAF; this comes from the coding sequence ATGACCCCTGCTACTCAGCTGTCGGCCCGCTGGAACGGCCTGCTCCCGAGGGAATCCCTGGAGCGGCTCGATGCCACCGAGTTCCTCATCCGCTGCCGCCAAGGAATCGCGGCCCGCGGCGTGCTCGAGAGATTCCTCGTGCAGCAGTACCACTACTCCCGCCACTTCACGCGGTACCTCTGCGCCTTGCTGGCGAACCTGACCAGCGAGACCGACCGCTTCGCCCTGACGGAGAACCTCTTCGAGGAAATGGGGCTCGGCGGCATGGGCGAGGTGCCCCACTCGCAAATCTACCGGCGGATGCTGGACGCCTTCGGATTGGAGCCCTCGATCCAGCCGCCGCTCGCGGAGACAACGGCCCTGGTGAGGAACATGTTGCGGCTCTGTTCGGACTCCGATCCCCTGGTCGGACTCGGCGCGCTCTGCCTCGGCGCGGAGGCCATCGTCCCGCACGTCTACCAGCAAATCCTCACCGGCCTTCTGAGTGCTGGTTTCCCGGAACGGGACCTCACCTTCTTTCCCATGCACATCGAGGGTGATGATGACCATGCACTGACGATGAAGCACATCATCGAGCGGGAGCTCGCCGAGCGGCCCGGCAAGCGGGACGTGCTGCGCGCGGCCGCGGAGGAGATCATCGAGGCGCGCCGCGCGTTCTTCGCGGCCCTCTCCGCGTCCGAGGAGCAATCCGCTGGCGCTTCGAGGAGGGCTTCCGGTGCATTTTAG
- a CDS encoding class I adenylate-forming enzyme family protein translates to MTAMPSTLVADELRLQLAKDPVLGAGNFLDWALKVSPDPRVPILHLERELKTFTGEKFQQLSLEQLARLAHLYARLYKKLGVRTADPVFVYLDDGVEYLIHYLALTHLGAIGVLTNGNMEPRIAAVHARNVGVAGVFTDASHIQALRPLVQESVTGFIVTEADIRGTQEASLPTYRRHEFSADDPIMIAHSSGTTGIPKAVLLQHERFFHGVRYRLGVPRVTGGERILSSLPHSHNCAIAYLMLALLSGTPVYIASDHSGRAVLRQIDTFKPSMVVSFPQTYVEMTECDMDAFDLSSVNLWFNGGDAAHESHIRALIRHGFHEQNGQRQPGSVFIDGMGSSEMGFSLFRHVHTLKTNHYNRCVGRPLEWVDAQILSEEGDKLPPFQVGRLGVKAPSVTTGYWNNSQLTYRSRLSGYFLTGDLAYRDEEGRIFHVDRTPDVILTPSGPVYGLQTEEFLLSRFPAIADCAVFGQEDGATGAVRAVAYVRIRPDSDLSGHDTSELAGRFNQELASAGLPTLGGVLAVGADAIPLGTTGKVLKRILRMNELRPTRQSAA, encoded by the coding sequence ATGACCGCAATGCCATCCACGCTCGTCGCCGACGAGCTCCGCCTCCAACTCGCGAAGGACCCGGTGCTGGGCGCCGGCAACTTCCTGGATTGGGCTCTGAAGGTGAGCCCGGACCCGCGAGTGCCCATTCTCCATCTCGAGCGCGAGCTGAAGACGTTCACGGGAGAGAAGTTCCAGCAACTCAGCCTCGAGCAGCTTGCCCGCCTCGCGCACCTCTACGCCCGGCTCTACAAGAAGCTGGGGGTACGCACCGCGGATCCCGTCTTCGTCTACCTCGACGACGGGGTGGAGTACCTCATCCACTACCTCGCGCTCACGCACCTGGGCGCGATCGGCGTCCTCACCAACGGCAACATGGAGCCCCGGATCGCCGCGGTGCATGCGCGCAATGTCGGCGTGGCCGGCGTCTTCACGGATGCGTCCCACATCCAGGCCCTGCGTCCCCTCGTCCAGGAAAGCGTGACCGGGTTCATCGTGACCGAGGCCGATATCCGTGGAACCCAGGAGGCATCCCTGCCCACCTACCGGCGGCACGAGTTCTCCGCCGATGACCCGATCATGATCGCGCACTCCTCGGGAACGACCGGCATTCCCAAGGCCGTGCTGCTCCAGCACGAGCGCTTCTTCCATGGGGTGCGCTACCGCCTGGGAGTCCCCAGGGTCACCGGAGGTGAGCGCATCCTGTCATCGCTCCCCCACTCCCATAACTGCGCCATCGCCTACCTCATGCTCGCGCTGCTGAGCGGGACACCGGTCTACATCGCCTCGGATCACTCGGGACGCGCGGTGCTGCGGCAGATCGATACGTTCAAGCCCAGCATGGTCGTCTCCTTCCCGCAGACCTACGTCGAGATGACCGAGTGCGACATGGACGCCTTCGATCTTTCCTCGGTGAACCTCTGGTTCAATGGCGGCGACGCGGCCCATGAGAGCCATATCCGGGCGCTCATCCGCCATGGTTTCCATGAGCAGAACGGCCAGCGGCAGCCCGGTTCGGTGTTCATCGACGGCATGGGCTCCTCCGAGATGGGGTTCTCGCTGTTCCGCCACGTCCACACGCTCAAGACCAATCACTACAACCGGTGCGTCGGGCGGCCGCTCGAATGGGTGGATGCGCAGATCCTCTCCGAAGAGGGGGACAAGCTTCCGCCATTCCAGGTCGGGCGACTCGGGGTGAAAGCACCTTCGGTGACAACGGGGTATTGGAACAACAGCCAGCTCACGTACCGGTCCCGTCTCTCGGGCTACTTCCTCACCGGAGACCTGGCCTACCGCGACGAGGAGGGCCGTATCTTCCACGTGGATCGCACTCCGGACGTGATCCTCACGCCCAGCGGACCGGTCTATGGCCTGCAGACCGAGGAGTTCCTGCTGAGCCGCTTCCCGGCGATCGCGGACTGCGCGGTGTTCGGCCAGGAAGACGGGGCCACGGGTGCCGTCCGCGCGGTGGCCTACGTGCGGATACGGCCGGACTCGGACCTCTCGGGCCATGACACGTCGGAGCTGGCTGGCCGTTTCAACCAGGAGCTCGCGAGCGCGGGCCTGCCCACGCTGGGAGGCGTCCTGGCCGTCGGTGCGGACGCCATCCCCCTGGGGACCACGGGCAAGGTCCTGAAGCGGATTCTGCGAATGAATGAACTCCGGCCCACGCGGCAATCGGCGGCCTGA
- a CDS encoding phenylacetate--CoA ligase family protein, with the protein MNSPVHAFPRQQLEEALLRARSAPYYEGRLPRAEKLDRRSWERLPLTRKEDLRAAYPFGLLAVPQSQLSTYHESSGTSGHPISSYITESDWEDILSRFLRNGVRLCREDMVLIKTPYALVTTAHQMHGAARSVGATIVPADNRSANMPYSRVLRLLHDLPVTVAWCMPTEALLWAYAARRAGRAPTRDFPRLRTFLAAGEPLSAAKRAHIEALWGGKRVLIDYGSTETGSLAGECEQGRLHLWSDRLYFEVHDTQTGDFREEGAGSLVVTPLFREAMPLIRYDLEDVVEISHAPCECGRTLPTIRVLGRKTGVMNAGTRAFSALELEEAVYANAAETGLWFWRARVRDGALEAQIHVETRNEDAACRRILQAIEATVPGVRVRVAAVPAEYFVPEALLSREVPMQKPRFLFGENEDWKSLDYT; encoded by the coding sequence ATGAACTCACCGGTGCATGCATTTCCCCGGCAGCAACTGGAAGAGGCCCTTCTGCGCGCCCGGTCCGCTCCCTACTACGAAGGCCGGTTGCCAAGGGCGGAGAAGCTCGATCGGCGGAGCTGGGAGCGGTTGCCACTGACGCGGAAGGAGGATCTGCGGGCGGCCTACCCCTTCGGGCTTCTCGCTGTCCCGCAAAGCCAGCTCAGCACCTACCACGAGTCCTCGGGAACAAGCGGACATCCCATCTCCTCGTATATCACCGAGAGCGATTGGGAAGACATCCTCTCGCGCTTTCTGCGCAATGGCGTGAGGCTTTGCCGGGAAGACATGGTGCTGATCAAGACGCCCTATGCGCTGGTGACGACCGCCCACCAGATGCATGGCGCGGCCCGCTCCGTGGGCGCCACCATCGTTCCCGCGGACAATCGCTCGGCCAACATGCCCTACTCCCGGGTGCTTCGGCTGCTGCACGACCTGCCGGTGACGGTCGCCTGGTGCATGCCTACCGAAGCGCTTCTCTGGGCCTATGCCGCGCGAAGGGCGGGACGGGCCCCCACGCGAGATTTTCCCCGGTTGCGAACCTTCCTGGCCGCCGGAGAGCCCCTGAGTGCCGCGAAGCGCGCCCACATCGAGGCACTCTGGGGTGGAAAACGCGTCCTCATCGATTACGGCTCGACCGAGACCGGTAGCCTGGCGGGAGAGTGCGAGCAGGGGCGGCTCCACCTCTGGAGCGACCGGCTCTACTTCGAGGTGCACGATACCCAGACGGGTGATTTCCGTGAGGAAGGGGCGGGAAGCCTCGTCGTCACGCCCCTGTTCCGCGAGGCCATGCCCCTCATCCGCTACGATCTGGAGGATGTGGTCGAGATCTCGCATGCACCGTGTGAGTGCGGCCGCACGCTGCCAACCATTCGCGTCTTGGGACGGAAGACGGGCGTGATGAACGCTGGCACCCGGGCATTCTCCGCCCTGGAGCTGGAAGAGGCCGTCTATGCGAACGCCGCGGAGACAGGCTTGTGGTTCTGGCGAGCCCGCGTCCGGGACGGTGCGCTGGAAGCCCAGATCCACGTGGAGACGCGGAACGAAGACGCGGCGTGCAGGCGCATCCTGCAAGCCATTGAAGCCACTGTCCCCGGAGTCCGCGTGAGGGTCGCCGCCGTCCCGGCGGAGTACTTCGTTCCGGAAGCGCTGCTCTCACGAGAGGTCCCGATGCAGAAGCCCCGTTTTCTCTTCGGCGAAAACGAAGACTGGAAGTCACTGGATTACACCTGA
- a CDS encoding amidohydrolase family protein, translated as MPAFVDSHAHLLATQEAFERLLTTMDRLDVERCIVVGGGLLTPRQLSRQILRQPTQAETQGLTCDNRAVLSLCEHSGGRLVPFYFANPWLDPKEYRELGPRFAGLKLGPAVHGVPLDSPRTSAYLDVAREHGHPVYLHCLDRDGFRVTDLVRLAERYTGLRLILGHGGIGELDYDGVDAIAGYPNLYFETSGAFKHVIQYAADVLGASRLLYGSEYPLQSAAAELCKVRELTLSDADMEAITGGNIRRLLARASS; from the coding sequence TTGCCAGCATTCGTCGATAGCCACGCCCACCTGTTGGCGACGCAGGAAGCTTTCGAGCGGCTCCTCACCACGATGGATCGGCTTGATGTCGAGCGCTGCATCGTCGTGGGAGGAGGATTGCTGACGCCCCGGCAGCTCTCCCGGCAGATCCTGAGACAGCCGACGCAAGCGGAGACGCAGGGATTGACGTGTGACAACCGCGCGGTCCTCTCGCTCTGCGAGCATTCCGGGGGCCGGCTCGTGCCTTTCTACTTCGCCAATCCCTGGCTGGACCCGAAGGAGTACCGGGAACTCGGACCACGCTTCGCGGGCCTGAAACTGGGGCCCGCGGTTCACGGGGTGCCGCTCGATTCCCCGAGGACCTCGGCCTACCTGGATGTGGCTCGAGAGCATGGGCATCCCGTGTATCTGCATTGCCTGGACCGTGACGGATTCCGGGTCACGGACCTGGTGCGCCTGGCGGAGCGGTACACCGGGCTCCGGTTGATCCTGGGCCATGGCGGAATCGGCGAACTCGACTACGACGGGGTCGACGCGATTGCCGGGTACCCGAACCTTTATTTCGAGACCTCGGGGGCCTTCAAGCACGTGATTCAGTACGCGGCCGACGTGCTCGGTGCCTCCCGGCTCCTGTACGGGTCCGAGTACCCCCTGCAGAGCGCGGCGGCGGAACTCTGCAAGGTCCGGGAGCTCACCCTGAGCGACGCGGACATGGAGGCAATCACCGGCGGCAACATCCGGCGTCTCCTCGCGAGAGCCAGCTCATGA
- a CDS encoding class I fructose-bisphosphate aldolase, translating to MKKVPEMNTAKKVRLGKILGASSQRAVIVPIDHGLTVGPLTGIESTARIARWIGHPGVDAVVAHKGILSRLADQGALDRKGVILHLNGMSSLSDSVDDKEWLTSIETALLLGADAVSLQVNFNGRNDRANWKMLGQVVDGAARYGLPVLTMIYDKVGEEPQRLHRIKQLMRTAVELGTDALKIGMSERPELLREALEDVQGDALVFVAGGELTGDEPLLEHVSNALRAGARGVCIGRNIFVKKSPALLLERLSKLVHGEPARGEREVALASIRR from the coding sequence TTGAAAAAGGTCCCCGAGATGAACACGGCGAAGAAGGTACGGCTCGGGAAGATCCTGGGCGCGAGCAGCCAGCGGGCAGTGATCGTCCCCATCGATCATGGGCTCACCGTGGGTCCCCTGACGGGAATCGAGTCCACGGCCCGCATCGCACGCTGGATCGGCCATCCCGGCGTCGATGCGGTCGTCGCACACAAGGGAATCCTCTCGCGTCTGGCGGACCAGGGCGCCCTGGACCGCAAGGGTGTCATCCTGCACCTGAACGGGATGAGCAGCCTCTCCGACTCGGTCGATGACAAGGAATGGCTGACGAGCATCGAGACGGCCCTGCTGCTCGGGGCCGACGCGGTGTCGCTCCAGGTCAACTTCAACGGACGGAATGACCGGGCGAACTGGAAGATGCTGGGACAAGTGGTGGATGGAGCCGCCCGCTACGGACTGCCCGTCCTGACCATGATCTACGACAAAGTGGGCGAGGAGCCGCAGCGCTTGCACCGGATCAAGCAGCTGATGCGCACCGCCGTGGAGCTGGGCACGGATGCGCTCAAGATTGGGATGAGTGAGCGGCCGGAACTGCTCCGCGAAGCGCTCGAGGACGTGCAGGGCGACGCCCTGGTCTTCGTCGCCGGGGGCGAGCTGACGGGCGACGAGCCCCTGCTGGAGCACGTCTCGAATGCGCTCCGGGCGGGAGCGCGGGGGGTCTGCATTGGACGCAACATCTTCGTGAAGAAGAGTCCGGCGTTGCTCTTGGAGCGCCTCTCGAAGCTCGTCCACGGCGAGCCCGCGCGCGGTGAACGGGAGGTGGCCCTTGCCAGCATTCGTCGATAG
- a CDS encoding 3-dehydroquinate synthase II codes for MTHELTNGYSSTRPEELAVLRKPIRLEAMTGNTTAGKQNQTQLWFDTKDFSAPQDHQGLFLRLGRFHYTGVLLYPRNLEALLPAVPGGLKVAVRLESLGELEALLAAGTHQEVLQRAQSPLIAVSADQDLLARAGEAGLSTCLYQYVDDGESLHRSIQQGFRHPFLMICFRDPTNIPLELVIASLQATGTTLIKEIANPTDVDDAIVTLGVMEVGADGVMFSPVEHELLEGFARRLAERGQEHVALEPATVTKSEPVGMGFRSCIDLATLFEPTEGMIVGSTSQGGVLCCPEVFFLPYMEKRPFRVNAGGVHSYVYNAANRTHYMSELNAGSAVMVVASDGSTRQAPVGRMKTELRPLRLIEARFASGETINVILQDDWHVRVFSPEAKPLNITELRPGDRILAHKAAPGRHVGIKIDENIKES; via the coding sequence ATGACACACGAACTGACGAACGGATACTCCAGCACCCGGCCAGAGGAACTGGCCGTGCTCCGCAAGCCCATCCGCCTCGAGGCGATGACCGGAAACACGACAGCCGGGAAGCAGAACCAGACCCAGCTCTGGTTCGACACGAAAGACTTCTCGGCGCCGCAGGACCATCAGGGCCTGTTCCTGCGGCTGGGGCGCTTCCACTACACGGGCGTCCTGCTGTATCCGCGGAACCTCGAGGCCCTCCTGCCAGCGGTTCCTGGAGGGCTGAAGGTCGCGGTTCGTCTGGAGTCCCTGGGGGAGTTGGAGGCGTTGCTCGCGGCGGGCACGCACCAGGAGGTCCTCCAGCGGGCCCAGTCCCCGCTGATCGCGGTGTCGGCGGATCAGGACCTCCTGGCCCGCGCGGGTGAGGCGGGCCTGTCCACCTGCCTCTACCAGTACGTCGACGACGGCGAGTCCCTGCACCGGTCCATCCAGCAGGGCTTCCGCCATCCGTTCCTGATGATCTGCTTCCGCGACCCGACGAACATCCCTCTGGAGCTGGTGATCGCCTCCCTGCAAGCCACCGGCACCACCCTCATCAAGGAGATCGCGAACCCCACCGACGTCGACGACGCCATCGTCACCCTGGGCGTCATGGAGGTGGGAGCAGATGGCGTGATGTTCTCGCCAGTCGAGCATGAGTTGCTGGAAGGCTTCGCGCGCAGGCTCGCCGAGCGTGGCCAGGAGCACGTCGCGCTCGAACCGGCCACGGTCACGAAGTCCGAGCCGGTCGGCATGGGCTTCCGGAGCTGCATCGATCTGGCGACGCTGTTCGAGCCGACCGAGGGGATGATCGTGGGCTCCACCTCGCAGGGAGGGGTGCTGTGCTGCCCAGAGGTGTTCTTCCTGCCCTACATGGAGAAGCGTCCGTTCCGCGTCAACGCGGGAGGTGTGCACAGCTACGTCTACAACGCCGCGAATCGGACCCATTACATGAGCGAACTCAACGCGGGTTCGGCCGTGATGGTGGTTGCCTCCGACGGTAGCACCCGGCAAGCGCCTGTTGGCCGGATGAAGACCGAACTGCGGCCGCTGCGGCTCATCGAGGCTCGCTTCGCCTCGGGAGAGACGATCAACGTGATTCTCCAGGACGACTGGCACGTGCGTGTCTTCTCGCCCGAGGCAAAGCCTCTCAACATCACCGAGCTGCGGCCGGGCGATCGGATCCTGGCCCACAAGGCGGCGCCGGGCCGCCACGTCGGAATCAAGATCGACGAGAACATCAAGGAAAGTTGA
- a CDS encoding amino acid kinase family protein translates to MNRRQVMKFGGAALATAARIRSAAARIGAEFSRGHQVIAVVSAMGDETDRLVELAAQLSSETAHAEVDAVLAAGEQVSAGLMALALQQFGIRARSFLASQIRIRTDGCFGNAGIVEIETARLEASLSRGELPVIAGFQGVDAEERLVTLGRGGSDMTAVALAVSLRADACELFKDVDGVFAEDPRRNPHARKLERISYEQMDTLVRAGAQVLQRSAVQLAARHGVRLHVRSAFHEESGTWVGHDETELPLNPTHHLQKEVA, encoded by the coding sequence GTGAACCGCCGGCAGGTCATGAAGTTTGGAGGCGCCGCGCTTGCGACCGCCGCGCGCATCCGCAGTGCGGCGGCCCGCATTGGTGCCGAGTTCTCAAGAGGCCATCAGGTCATCGCCGTGGTGAGCGCCATGGGCGACGAGACGGATCGCCTGGTCGAGCTCGCGGCCCAGCTCTCTTCCGAGACAGCGCACGCCGAGGTCGACGCGGTGCTCGCGGCGGGCGAACAAGTCTCCGCGGGGCTGATGGCGTTGGCACTCCAACAATTCGGCATTCGGGCGCGGTCCTTCCTGGCCAGCCAGATCCGCATCCGGACCGACGGATGCTTCGGCAACGCGGGCATCGTCGAGATCGAAACGGCGCGGCTGGAGGCCTCGCTCTCCCGGGGAGAGTTGCCAGTCATCGCGGGCTTCCAGGGCGTTGACGCGGAGGAACGCCTCGTCACGCTCGGGCGCGGTGGCTCGGACATGACGGCCGTGGCGCTCGCCGTCAGCCTCCGCGCCGACGCCTGTGAGCTCTTCAAGGATGTCGACGGGGTCTTCGCCGAGGATCCACGCCGCAATCCCCACGCACGGAAGCTGGAGCGCATCTCCTACGAGCAAATGGACACCCTCGTGAGAGCCGGGGCCCAGGTCCTCCAGCGCTCCGCCGTGCAGCTCGCGGCCCGTCACGGTGTCCGCCTCCACGTGCGTTCCGCCTTCCATGAAGAAAGCGGCACCTGGGTCGGCCACGACGAAACCGAACTCCCTTTGAACCCAACCCATCACCTCCAGAAGGAAGTCGCATGA
- a CDS encoding LysR family transcriptional regulator, which produces MSRDINLNRIEVFREVATSGSFTKAASKLRQPKSRVSRNISALEAELGVRLIHRSSRHFRLTEAGQIFYLRMQGLMEQVHEAINELTEKTREVSGPIRLSVAGDIGQFLMSRVCRDFLKLHPGVQVDLHLSNDHVDLLGGSFDLAVRVGRLKDSSILQRKLGETYLLFAASPGFLREHGGLPKEPVDLTGLPFLGFSGFGPFQQRLLVSNGGDERQLQVNSLFLCNDLLVVKSMAMEGLGLAWLPEFLMKDELQSGSLVHVFRGWTSQSFPIQIVLPPQRDIPLRIKSFVEFVAAALQKEFREGAPLGRDR; this is translated from the coding sequence TTGTCCCGGGACATCAACCTCAACCGCATCGAAGTCTTCAGAGAGGTCGCCACCAGTGGCAGCTTCACCAAGGCCGCATCGAAACTGAGGCAGCCGAAGTCACGCGTCAGCCGCAACATCTCGGCGCTGGAGGCCGAACTGGGCGTGCGGCTCATCCACCGCTCCTCGCGTCACTTCCGGCTGACGGAAGCGGGCCAGATCTTCTACCTGAGGATGCAGGGACTCATGGAGCAGGTGCACGAGGCCATCAACGAGCTCACGGAGAAGACCCGTGAAGTCTCGGGGCCCATCCGGCTCAGCGTGGCCGGGGACATCGGACAGTTCCTCATGAGCCGCGTCTGCCGGGACTTCCTGAAACTACATCCGGGAGTGCAGGTCGACCTTCACCTCTCGAACGACCATGTCGATCTGCTCGGCGGTTCGTTCGATCTCGCCGTGCGTGTGGGCCGGCTCAAGGACAGCTCCATCCTTCAGAGGAAGCTGGGAGAGACGTACCTGCTCTTTGCCGCGAGCCCGGGTTTTCTTCGCGAGCACGGCGGCCTGCCGAAGGAGCCGGTTGACCTCACCGGGCTTCCCTTTCTCGGCTTCTCCGGCTTCGGGCCCTTTCAACAGCGGTTGTTGGTGAGCAACGGCGGTGATGAGCGCCAGCTCCAGGTGAATAGCCTCTTCCTGTGCAATGACTTGCTGGTCGTGAAGTCCATGGCCATGGAAGGACTGGGGCTCGCCTGGCTTCCGGAGTTCCTCATGAAGGACGAACTTCAGAGCGGCTCACTGGTTCACGTGTTCCGTGGTTGGACGTCGCAGTCCTTCCCGATCCAGATCGTGCTGCCCCCGCAGCGGGACATCCCGTTGCGGATCAAAAGCTTCGTCGAGTTCGTCGCCGCGGCACTCCAGAAGGAATTCCGAGAAGGAGCGCCGCTCGGCCGCGACCGGTAA
- a CDS encoding RICIN domain-containing protein, with product MRNILSCKILAVAGTLIMAVGCGGETLVDEATELAPDESSPTVTPNFYQVVALHSGKCMDVTGASLSDGARIIQWGCNGGNNQQFFLTPMNDGTYTIKARHSGKCVDVSSASTEDGAAVIQWECHSGNNQRFYVQDWEGRYRLVAKHSGKCLDVSGASTANGAYFIQWPCHGGDNQTFYLR from the coding sequence ATGAGAAACATCCTGAGCTGCAAGATCCTGGCTGTAGCAGGTACCCTGATCATGGCCGTGGGCTGCGGAGGTGAGACCCTCGTCGACGAGGCGACGGAACTCGCCCCGGACGAATCCTCTCCAACGGTGACCCCCAACTTCTACCAGGTGGTCGCCCTGCACAGCGGAAAGTGCATGGACGTCACGGGGGCCAGCCTGTCCGACGGTGCACGCATCATCCAATGGGGATGCAATGGTGGCAACAACCAGCAGTTCTTCCTGACGCCGATGAATGACGGGACCTACACGATCAAGGCCAGGCACAGCGGCAAGTGCGTGGATGTCAGTAGTGCGAGCACGGAGGATGGTGCCGCCGTCATTCAGTGGGAATGCCATAGTGGCAACAACCAGCGGTTCTATGTGCAGGACTGGGAAGGCCGCTACCGCCTCGTTGCCAAGCACAGCGGCAAGTGCCTGGACGTGAGCGGCGCGAGTACAGCAAATGGAGCGTACTTCATCCAGTGGCCTTGCCACGGGGGAGACAATCAGACGTTCTACCTGCGCTGA
- a CDS encoding PaaI family thioesterase, with protein MDTAPLQDIAAPEGICYGCGSNNPHGLHIKSYWHDDGIHVMARHLPEARYTGWPELVYGGLIAMLVDCHSNWTAMAYHYRAEGREPGSLPRIECVTGHLGVKFIKPTPMGVPLLLRARVEGEVGRKSRVLCEVHAGDTLTAVGDSIFVRVDTGKLKEAAHGRGA; from the coding sequence ATGGACACCGCACCCCTGCAAGACATCGCCGCGCCAGAGGGCATCTGCTACGGCTGTGGCAGCAACAATCCACACGGTCTGCACATCAAGAGCTATTGGCATGACGACGGCATCCACGTCATGGCCAGGCACCTCCCCGAGGCCAGATACACGGGTTGGCCCGAGCTGGTGTACGGCGGTCTGATCGCCATGCTGGTCGACTGCCACTCGAACTGGACCGCCATGGCCTACCACTACCGCGCCGAGGGGCGCGAGCCCGGTAGCCTGCCGCGGATCGAATGCGTCACGGGCCACCTGGGCGTCAAGTTCATCAAACCCACGCCCATGGGGGTGCCCCTGCTCCTTCGCGCGCGCGTCGAAGGCGAAGTCGGCCGCAAGAGCCGGGTCCTCTGCGAGGTGCATGCCGGCGATACGCTGACCGCGGTGGGTGATTCGATCTTCGTCCGCGTGGATACCGGGAAGCTGAAAGAGGCGGCGCACGGCCGAGGCGCCTGA
- a CDS encoding triphosphoribosyl-dephospho-CoA synthase yields MHQQPYAELALHPKPGLVSPLDSGSHDDMDMGTFMRSLFSLRGYFRDIAAAGAGGADFPVLRALGLDAERRMLAATGGINTHRGALFSLVRAPPATRGGTDMSLGILCPGQGAQHPAMLEPLSTQPEARAVLDAASEVLGASPWTLMKGPAEALYVNALAQPLLCAVQLATWTALRSRLPTPRVFAGYSVG; encoded by the coding sequence ATGCATCAACAACCATACGCCGAGCTGGCCCTGCACCCCAAGCCCGGCCTCGTCAGTCCGCTCGACTCGGGCAGCCATGACGACATGGACATGGGCACCTTCATGCGCAGCCTGTTCTCGCTGCGCGGCTACTTCCGCGACATCGCCGCCGCGGGAGCCGGGGGCGCGGACTTCCCGGTGCTGCGAGCGCTCGGCCTCGACGCGGAGCGGCGGATGCTGGCGGCCACCGGAGGCATCAACACCCACCGGGGCGCCCTCTTCAGCCTGGTTCGTGCACCACCAGCGACGCGGGGCGGAACGGACATGAGCCTGGGAATCCTCTGCCCGGGCCAGGGCGCGCAGCACCCGGCGATGCTCGAGCCCCTGAGCACGCAACCCGAGGCCCGCGCGGTGCTCGACGCCGCGAGCGAGGTGCTCGGAGCCAGTCCCTGGACGCTCATGAAGGGGCCCGCCGAGGCGCTCTATGTCAACGCCCTGGCCCAGCCGCTGCTGTGCGCCGTGCAACTGGCGACGTGGACGGCCCTGCGCTCCCGGCTGCCCACGCCGCGCGTCTTCGCGGGCTACAGCGTGGGGTAG